In Carya illinoinensis cultivar Pawnee chromosome 6, C.illinoinensisPawnee_v1, whole genome shotgun sequence, a single genomic region encodes these proteins:
- the LOC122314000 gene encoding endoglucanase 24-like, with protein MAFSLAPGLLLPLLVGLLNFASSTHDYQDALSKAILFFEGQRSGFLPQDQRITWRSNSGLSDGWMYNADLTGGYYDAGDNVKFGFPMAFTTTMLAWSVIEFGDSMPPNELRNSLVAIRWATDYLLKAVSQLPNRIFVQVGDPNIDHDCWERPEDMDTARTVYAVDAPNPASDVAGESAAALAASSIAFRSSDPGYSDTLLRNAINAFQFADSYRGAYSDNSNIKYGACPYYCDFDGYQDELLWGAAWLRRATQQDAYLDYIRSNGQTLGADENINEFGWDNKHAGLNVLVSKEVIEGNMYSLQSYRASADSFMCTLVPESSASHIEYSPGGLIYRPGGSNLQHTTSIAFLSLVYANSLARTSQAINCGSIYVSPTRLRQQAKRQVDYILGDNPMGLSYMVGYSNYYPQRIHHRGSSLPSIKDHPQFIACKEGSIYFNSTDPNPNVLFGAVVGGPGEDDVYEDDRIDYKKSEPTTYINAPLVGALAYFVANPNPS; from the exons ATGGCCTTCTCCTTGGCTCCCGGCctgcttcttcctcttcttgttGGTTTGCTAAATTTTGCTTCAAGCACCCACGACTACCAAGACGCGTTGTCAAAAGCCATCTTGTTCTTCGAGGGCCAGCGCTCGGGATTTCTGCCACAGGACCAGCGGATCACCTGGCGTTCCAACTCGGGACTAAGCGATGGCTGGATGTACAACGCCGACTTGACTGGAGGATACTACGACGCCGGCGACAACGTTAAATTCGGCTTCCCCATGGCCTTCACGACGACAATGTTGGCGTGGAGCGTGATCGAGTTCGGCGATTCCATGCCCCCAAATGAGCTAAGGAACTCACTGGTGGCGATCCGCTGGGCAACGGATTACTTGCTCAAGGCTGTGTCTCAGCTGCCCAACCGGATTTTTGTGCAG GTGGGGGATCCAAACATAGACCACGATTGTTGGGAAAGACCCGAAGATATGGACACTGCCAGGACTGTTTACGCCGTTGATGCACCAAATCCGGCTTCTGATGTTGCCGGAGAGTCCGCAGCAGCTCTTGCAGCTTCATCCATAGCTTTCCGATCATCGGACCCGGGATACTCAGATACTCTGTTACGAAATGCCATCAATGCTTTTCAATTTGCAGATAGTTACAGAGGAGCTTACAGCGATAATTCCAATATTAAATATGGCGCCTGCCCATATTATTGCGACTTTGATGGTTATCAG GACGAGTTACTTTGGGGAGCAGCATGGCTAAGGAGGGCAACTCAGCAGGATGCTTACCTTGATTACATACGAAGCAATGGCCAAACCCTTGGAGCCGATGAAAACATCAATGAATTTGGGTGGGACAACAAACATGCTGGCCTTAATGTTTTAGTCTCTAAG GAAGTCATAGAAGGAAACATGTATTCTCTCCAGTCGTACAGAGCCTCGGCGGACAGCTTCATGTGCACGCTCGTACCCGAATCATCGGCGTCGCACATAGAGTACAGTCCCGGAGGGCTCATATACAGGCCCGGAGGCAGCAACTTGCAGCACACAACATCCATTGCATTCCTTTCATTGGTCTATGCCAATTCCTTGGCTAGAACATCTCAAGCTATTAATTGTGGGAGCATTTACGTAAGTCCGACTAGGCTTCGCCAACAGGCCAAGCGCCAAGTTGATTACATTTTGGGCGATAATCCTATGGGTTTATCTTATATGGTTGGGTATAGCAACTACTATCCGCAACGTATTCACCATCGTGGCTCGTCGTTGCCATCCATAAAGGACCATCCCCAGTTCATTGCATGCAAAGAGGGTTCCATATACTTCAACTCAACAGATCCTAACCCTAATGTCTTATTTGGGGCTGTTGTTGGCGGGCCAGGTGAGGATGATGTTTATGAGGATGATCGAATTGATTACAAGAAGTCGGAGCCCACAACCTACATTAATGCTCCATTAGTTGGGGCACTAGCATACTTTGTAGCTAACCCCAACCCCAGTTAG